TATTCTTTGTTACTTTCACATCTTTTAATTTCGCTTCATTCGTAATATCTGAAGTAACGTCCGAAAGCGATTTTGGATCATGCTGAGTTAAATACTCATCTGATACTTGTGGAATTGTATACTTATCGCGATTATCAATAAGCATTTGCATATAAGATTGATATTCTTCATTTAACTGATTATCTTTGCTTAATGTAGCACGGTATGCATCGTAACTTGAAACATCATTTGCACGAATTAAATCATGTACTTTATCGAACATTTCTGGACGCTTATTATACATATATGATTGCAGTGCAAACGAATAATTATAAAAATCCCACGTTCCATATTTCGCATTTAATGTTTGTGATGCTGTATAACGTTTTGCAGGATCATTAGATAACCCACCAATTATACTTTTTCGCGGTACTACACTATCTAATCGCGTTGCACCTGCAAAGAACTCTGCATTCCCTTCTTCAAACCATGTTAAACGTTCATTTTGATACATTTCCCCTTGGCCCCATAATCCCTGAACTTCGTACCTTCCCTGTAAGTAGTGCGTAAATTCATGGCGGAACAATTCTTCCAGACTATAAATACTTTGCTCTGGTGTACGTTCATATGTAAAGAAAGTCCCTGTCCCTTCAATATAAATCCCACCATTATTCGTTTCATATCCGTACAGTTGACGATTAAATTGATACTCATCTGGGCTATTATAAATAACCATCGTTAACACATCATCAGCATGTCCACTTTTCAAGTGGTTTATCGCTACCAACTGTACGATAAAATTGAGAACGCACCTCTTTTGCCGCCCAGTATAGACGTTTAATTTTCTCTTCGCTAACTTTATCCCCAGCTTTAAAGACAATTGCACCATCATCAAACGTATACGTTTTCGGTAAATATTTCTTTTTACCCTCTTCTCGAATTTGATCTAAATTTACAGTTTTTCCATTCGCATCTATTCCTCCATAATTTGTAGTAATTTGTTCTGCCGCAACAAAGTATTGCTCTCCTAAATATGGATAAATTCGCATTGCATCTGTAACAACTTGTTGTCCTTTTGTGGGCGTGCTATGAAGCTTGCCCAATCGGCCAGCATAGTAAATTCCATTATTAATTAACCATCCGTTTTTATTTGTTACTGTACCAAGTAGTGCAAAACGATTTATTTCATTAATAAAGTTATCAATATTTCGAAACCACATCGTATCTTTTGGCTCTTTTCCAGTCGTGTACATATCCGTCTGAATATCAAAGTCAATTCCCTTCATCAACTCATATATAGCGTCTCCTTTTGTTCGGTCTTCAATGAAAGTTGCAAGATTATCGTTATATTGTTTAAAAATTTCACCTGCATATAAAACCGTTTCAACATCTGCTGATGCATTTCCAATTAATTTTCCATATGATGCAATTACTTTATTTTGTTCTGATGTACCAAGTTTGAAATTTGGATTTTTTGCAATTGTTTTTAAAGCTGGTAAACATTTATCATGGTAGCTACGCTCATTTAGTTTGCTTAATTCATCATGGTAAAAACCTAAATAAAACGCTGCACGTAGAGCTTCTACTAATGTTTCAATCCCTTTTGAATCATCTTGCGTATAAGCTTGTCCTTGTTCTGCTAGTTTATTAATAATCGCTTGCATTCGGCTATCATCTTGATAGAATTTAAGACTATCACTATTAAACTGAAATAATTCTGGAATTTGATACCATTTAATTGTCACAAGAAGATCAGTTAATTGTTTATTATTTAATTGATTTAACTCAGCCATCGAATACTTTTTTTCTTCAGCTAACGGCTTAATATTATCGGTTGGTGCTAGTGGACGCTGCGATAAATCCGCTAATTTTAACCGTTTTGTAAAAGATTCATTTTCTTGTACTTTTGAAGGGTGCGCCAATTCATCAACAGATTTCTGTATTCCTACCGGCTCCATTTGTAATACGTTCTTCACATTTTTCTCTTTTGTCTCTGCTTGAATTTGCAAACCATTACATGTTATTGTCACTAGTCCAACACCAAGAATCCACTTAGAAATTTTCGAATATTTAACCATACCATTGCCCCCTAGTTATTTAAATGAAAATTCAGAATTTTAAAATCAAAAAAACCACTTATTTGTATGTATTTACAGTTCCCCTATAAATACAACTATGATTAATAATGCAATAGTAGCTTGTTTTATACTATTACGAGTACAGATTCCTTACATACAATCTCCCTTCCTTACATGTAATACAAGCAAAAACCGTGCCAATCATATTTCTTATGAATAGCCAACATTCTTTTATAAATACTGTAGAATAAAATATACATAGGTGTTTCGGCAATGTATAAATCATTTGACACAAAATCTAATGTTTATGAAGAACAAATTCATTGAATGTTATAAATTCATTAGGCAGTAAATAATCCCCAATTATTAAATCTCTCAAAAAAAGGTAAACAAACATATTCCATAAAGCTAATATGTTCGTTTACCTTTTTCTATTTCAAATCAACAGCAAAATATCGTTGAATAAAAACAGCATGAATAAGTATTTTGTTATTCATTTCTCTTTTTCATATAATCTTTTTCACATTGCAACGGCTTAAATTTCACTTTTTTCCCTTTCTTCTTTTTCGTTTTTATAACGAGCCATTCCCCTTTTTCAACGTCTAGTTTTAGGCGTTTCATTACATTGATATTATCTTTTTCTTTATAAAGTAAAAATGCTTCTTGTGCCCTCACAAATAAGCTGGGCTGTTCGCTAAATCCACCACTATCATAAATTTTAGTTAGCGAATTATAATAAGAATCATTTTCCTTTCCACCATACATCAAATGAGCAGCCTCCAGATCTCTTTTACTTACTTCCCAAAAACTATGTTCATCAATATTTAAATTAAATGTGGATTTAATGTCCTGTATTATATTCTTCACATGCTTTTCATCTCTAACTTTTCTTTCTTCGAGACAATCCGAAGATAATTCTGGTGCATCTGATTGGGAATGTACAACGTGTTGTATCGATACACACAGAATAAATACGCTTAAAATGTAAAATATTTTTTTCATATTTACATATCACCTCAAATGATTTAGATACTATATCATTTGAGGCTTACAATATTCTTATGCTAATAATAAGAAAGATCCTATAAAATAAAATTTTTATAGGATCTTTCCTTTTAATATTGCTTTATCAAATTCACGGGCGGGGCAACTACCTTACTACTTTTCACATCATATAATCCTATAGGTGTTACTCGTATAAAAGGCAAGTGCGTCGCAGAAAAGAATAAAATTGTAAATGCTGGATCATCATGCGCGTAGCCACGCTCTTGTAGTAATTTCACCATCTGTTTCTCTTCCTGTATTAATTCTCTCATTTTTAAATTAGACATAATCCCGAGCAATGGTAATGCTATTTCGTGTAATACTTCATTCTTTTCAGCTATTACCATTCCCCCGCCAAGCTCTTTTACTCTACGAAAAGCTGTAAGCATATCTTCTTTTCTTTTTCCGATAAGAATGATGTCACCTGTACCAGAATAAGAGCTAGCAAGCCCACCTAGTTCTTTCGCAAAACCTTTCACAGCTATATTCACTTGCCAACTGCCATCACGAGCAATCATCATAAAGAAACATTCATCATGATCTGTGGACAATTCATCACAGTCTATATTGATTTCACTAGTGTATGGTTTTGTAATAACGTTATTTAATAAGTGTATCCCCGTTTTATTAGAGAAAATCATATCCTCTTTTTCTATGGACCAATCTAATGATAATGGAGTTACTTTATGTTTACTCCAGTCTATATGTAATGCTTCATGTGTATTTACACCGTCACGCTTCACCCATTTCCCCTTTGCAAGGACACTGATTGGTACTGGGTTTTCTTTACTTTCTAAAATATTGATATTAGCAATTCTACCTGTCGCAATCGAACCATGTACATGTTCCATATTATAATAGCGAGCAATATTATAACTTGCCATATCGTATGCATCTATTACTGGTACTCCTTGTTTTATCGCGGTAGAAATCATAACGTTTGTCATTCCATTCTCATAAAACGAAGGATGTGAGCCGTCTGTTGTAAAAAAGAATCTATCAAACTGCTTTACGCCTAGTTCCAACAATTCTTTCAGTATAACTTCTAAATCTGGGCGGATTGAAGAATTTCTTAAGGAAACAGTGTAACCTTGCATAAGACGAGTGAAAGCTTCCTGCCCTGTCATCGCTTCATGATCACAATCTGTACCTAACAGTTTTAACTTCGCTAAAGTCGTTTCAGATGCACCCGGAAAATGTCCTTCTACTTTCTTTTGCAATCGCTTCGTTTCCTGCACCCAAGTTAACATTTCATCATCGCCATGTAATAGTTTTGGCCATGCTGTTAGCTCGCCACCTTGAAGAACCGCTTCATGCTGCAGCCACTCTATTATTTCTTCACTATTAAACAAAGATTCCCCGTTTTGCAATTCAGTCTGTCCGTCAAAACGGCACCACCAATACATACTTGCTGGAATCTTATTGAATTCATCTAATAAACGAAATGCTTCTTCACGCTTTAATGTGAAAAATAAAGTTAAATTATCATTAATAAAAGTTGTTGTCCCAAACTGCATCGCATGATTCGCTAGCGTCTCTGGGTTATACAACTGATACGGATGTGCATGTGGTTCTATGTAACCGGGTACGACATACTTTCCTTCGCAATCAACAACTTCACACTCCGTTAATTGCTCTGGCAGCTGCTCCCCTACGTATACAATTCGATCATTATATATCCAAATGTTCGCTGTCATCCACTCGCGCATATAAGAATTTAAATATGTTGCATTCTTTAATAATATGTGTGTGCTTCTCTTACCATCTAGTACTTCAACATGTTCTCGTAATTGTTTATTACTCCATTTATAATGATTTTTCCCCATTGTATTCAACTCCAAATCAACTCATAATTATTTTGATTAAAACGAGTAATATTTAACTAACTAAAGTATTTTCCATTCATAACTCCCCTATTGGTGCCCCTATATCCTTCATTATATGTAAAAATTTAAAAAATAACAATTTTCAGAACTATATGCATACCTCTTTTATCCATAATAAAAAGAATGTCATGTAACTGACATCCTTTTTTATTTTGTCGTAAGCATTAAGATTGACTTTCACTTTGGAATACACTTGATGTCATATCATAAATGCAACTACTGTCCATAGTTGCGAACTTAAAAAAGCACCTCTTTTAAATATAACTATAACAAAATTCCATTCACTTTCTTTTCATCTATTTATTAAATTCAATTTGCATCATTTTATTAAACTGCGGAACAATATCGACCCCACCTATAGAGTTGAGACTGATAGCCAATGTATGTTTGCCTCCAATTACTCCCCCAGCAAAAGTTGTAAATCCAGGAATTCCTCCTCCATGCCCCCAAACTGAAACACCGTTTGGAAGTTTAGTCTCATAGATTCCAAGACCGTATGCGTCACCAACCCCTTTTCCTTCTATAGGAACTGTAGTAAGCATTTCTTTTAGCTCGCGTTCCTTCAGTAACTTACCACCGAGTAAAGATGAAAAGAACTTATTTAAATCATCCGCATTAGAAATCATATCTCCAGCTGCATTAGCTAAACTCGGATTATAATACGTAATGTCTTTCAACTCGCCTGTTCCTTCCATTTTCACATATCCACGAGCATGATTCTTTCCTGGGATGACGGGTGAATTTCCTGGTAAAAACGTATTTGATAGGTCTAAAGGTTCAATAATTCGCTTTTCGATTTCTTCCGCATAACTATTTCCAGTTATTTTTTCAATAAGCATTCCTAGTATTACGTATCCTGTGTTTGAATACAACCAGTCTTTACCCGGCGAGAAATCTGGAGGCAGCGAAAGGCCTATTTTCACTATTTCTTCTGCTGTATACGTTTTTTTCGAATTCATTATGTCCGCGTCTTTTGACTTTAAGTATTCAGCGATACCACTCGTATGATTCAAAAGTTGTCGTATCGTAATTTGATTACCATCATACCCATTTCCTTGCACGAGACCCGGTAGCCACTTTTCAATTGGATCGTCAAGTTGTAAGCGATTTTCTCCTACTAATTGAAGAATAGTCGTGGCAGTAAACGTCTTCGTCACACTACCAATCCGAAAGCGATAATCCGAATTCACCGGTTTCTTTGTACTTAAGTCCGCCACGCCTGCAGTAAAACTATTAGTTTTTCCGTTATTAGACGCCTTAGCTAATATTCCTACAGCACCAAGCTGTACTGTTTCCTGCATTACTTGTTTCCAGCCATTACGATTCTTTTGATCATGTACTTGTGACGAACTAGAAATATTTTGGGTTGACTCTGCAGTCACAGTAAAACCAGGTGTGAATAGAGCAGTACCCGCTAATAAAACTGCAAAACTTGCTAACTTAATTGAATTACATTTTTTCATAAGGCTTTCTCTCCTCCATTAATATCGGATTGATTCAGGCTATACTTTCATCCTATATGATAAATCTCTCTTTTTTCTTATCCATTCCTTACGAAATACTTACGTTTAAATTTAAATAGGGTAAACTGAGGAAGAGTTATGCATGCAAATAAAAAGAGAACATGTTTTCATTTTTTATGTAAACATGTTCTCTTAAACATTTAAAATTCTATATCAACTTTTCATCCTATTCTTTACACAACTAATTTATATTCCTTTTTACCAGCCCGCACTAGCATTCATACCATTTCCAATAATAGAAAGTAATAGCGGCCATAATACTGGTCCCAATGTAAGAAATACATTTAGAAGTATGAGCATTCTATATCCACCGGTGAAATTGTGATTTTTACGATTAACAAATGCTAAACTGATTAATGATATTATAGTTGTTAAAAATAATACTAACATTAGCAACCAATACCACACCATTAAACTAAGACTCCATGGTGTTAATAGCTCATGTATGATACAAAATGAGATTCCTAATACAGAAAAACTAAAACTAGTCACCGCTGTTTTTATAAGCCATTTATTTATTTTTTTATCGTATGTATTTTTACAATATAAATCTATTAAAGTATATAAAGATAAATATGCCATTAATACACCTATCCAAGACAATAACCAGTCTCCGTCCCCTTTGAATAATACGTACAGTAA
This DNA window, taken from Bacillus cereus ATCC 14579, encodes the following:
- a CDS encoding adenine deaminase; the encoded protein is MGKNHYKWSNKQLREHVEVLDGKRSTHILLKNATYLNSYMREWMTANIWIYNDRIVYVGEQLPEQLTECEVVDCEGKYVVPGYIEPHAHPYQLYNPETLANHAMQFGTTTFINDNLTLFFTLKREEAFRLLDEFNKIPASMYWWCRFDGQTELQNGESLFNSEEIIEWLQHEAVLQGGELTAWPKLLHGDDEMLTWVQETKRLQKKVEGHFPGASETTLAKLKLLGTDCDHEAMTGQEAFTRLMQGYTVSLRNSSIRPDLEVILKELLELGVKQFDRFFFTTDGSHPSFYENGMTNVMISTAIKQGVPVIDAYDMASYNIARYYNMEHVHGSIATGRIANINILESKENPVPISVLAKGKWVKRDGVNTHEALHIDWSKHKVTPLSLDWSIEKEDMIFSNKTGIHLLNNVITKPYTSEINIDCDELSTDHDECFFMMIARDGSWQVNIAVKGFAKELGGLASSYSGTGDIILIGKRKEDMLTAFRRVKELGGGMVIAEKNEVLHEIALPLLGIMSNLKMRELIQEEKQMVKLLQERGYAHDDPAFTILFFSATHLPFIRVTPIGLYDVKSSKVVAPPVNLIKQY
- a CDS encoding serine hydrolase domain-containing protein, producing MKKCNSIKLASFAVLLAGTALFTPGFTVTAESTQNISSSSQVHDQKNRNGWKQVMQETVQLGAVGILAKASNNGKTNSFTAGVADLSTKKPVNSDYRFRIGSVTKTFTATTILQLVGENRLQLDDPIEKWLPGLVQGNGYDGNQITIRQLLNHTSGIAEYLKSKDADIMNSKKTYTAEEIVKIGLSLPPDFSPGKDWLYSNTGYVILGMLIEKITGNSYAEEIEKRIIEPLDLSNTFLPGNSPVIPGKNHARGYVKMEGTGELKDITYYNPSLANAAGDMISNADDLNKFFSSLLGGKLLKERELKEMLTTVPIEGKGVGDAYGLGIYETKLPNGVSVWGHGGGIPGFTTFAGGVIGGKHTLAISLNSIGGVDIVPQFNKMMQIEFNK
- a CDS encoding DUF3902 family protein, producing MKSVLKSILISFVFSAVGMCWLLYVLFKGDGDWLLSWIGVLMAYLSLYTLIDLYCKNTYDKKINKWLIKTAVTSFSFSVLGISFCIIHELLTPWSLSLMVWYWLLMLVLFLTTIISLISLAFVNRKNHNFTGGYRMLILLNVFLTLGPVLWPLLLSIIGNGMNASAGW